The genomic interval GTTTCGGCATTGTTGGCGGCCATGCGCATGCGCGCGGGGCGGTACAGGCGCGTTTGCCCGGCCACGTTGAAGCGCCAGGCGAACGGCGGGGCCAGGCCGTCCCAGTCCAGGCCGTCATGCCCAGGCAGTTCGCTGGGGCAGGTGGGCATGCCGCGGCTGGCCAGGTAGGCGGGGCTGGCGCAGGCGACGCGCACCATGTAAGCCAGCGGCGTGGCGACCAACCGGGTATCGGCCAAGGGGCCGGCACGCAGTACCAGGTCGACCTCGCCCAGGTGGCTGCCCTGCAGGTCGACGAAGCTGTCGATCAACCGCAGTTGCACATCCAGGCCGGGGTAGGCCACCAGGAAGTCGGCGATGGCCGGGGCCAGATGGCGGCGGCCGAACGCGGCGGGGGCGTCGATGCGGATCAGGCCTTCGGGGGCGTTGCTCAGCGATACCGCTTCAGCCCGGGCCAGGCGCAGCTCCTCGATGATGCGCCTGGCCCGTTCGGCAAAGGCATTGCCTGCGGGTGTGGCACGCACGGCATGGGTGCTGCGGGTGAACAGGCGGCTGCCGACGGCGCTTTCCAGGTTGTCGATGCGCCGGGCCACAGCGGACGGGGTCAGCGGGTGACGGCGGGCGGCGGCGGAAAAACTGCCAGCCTCCAACACATCGAGGAACAGGCTCAACTGGTCGGTCAGGGTATCGGGGCTCATGGCTGCCTTGCTTTTGCGAATAACGCATAGCCATTGTGCGCTGCTGTGCGTTTCCCCGCCAGCACACAGTCGTTAGCATGCTCGCATTATCTGTACAGGCAAACGAGGCCCTGATGATCGAGTGGTTGTTGTATATCGTGCTGGGCGCTGCCTTGGGCACCATGGGGGGCTTGTTCGGTATTGGTGGGGGGCTGATCGCAATCCCCGCGCTGGGCGTGCTGTTTGGTCTGGACCAGCAGTTGGCGCAGGGTACGGCGCTGGTGATGGTGGTGCCGAACGTGCTGCTGGCGTTATGGCGCTATCACCAGCGCAACCGCATCGAGCTGCGCCATGCCTTGCCGCTGTCGGCGTGCAGCTTTTTGTTTGCCTGGCTGGGGTCGATCTGGGCAGTGGGGCTGGATGCGCAATCCATGCGCCTGGGCTTTGTCGGCTTTCTGGTCGCCCTGGCGGTGTGGAACGTGGCGCGCATGTTCATGAAGGCATCGCCGCCCAGTGCCGAACTGCGTTATGCCTGGCCCTGGCTGGGCGTGCTGGGCAGTTTTGCCGGCACCATGGGCGGCTTGTTCGGCGTGGGCGGGGCGGTGGTGGCCACGCCGATCCTGACCAGTGTGTTCGGCACCACCCAGGTGGTGGCGCAGGGGCTGTCGCTGGCGCTGGCCGCGCCGAGTACTTTGGTGACGTTGGTGACCTATGGGGTGCACCACAGTGTCGACTGGGCGGTGGGGATTCCGTTGGCGGTGGGTGGTTTGCTCAGCATCAGCTGGGGGGTGAAGCTGGCTCATGCGTTGCCGGAGAAGGTACTGCGGGCGATGTTCTGTGTGTTTTTGGTGGTGTGTGCGGTGATGCTGGGGTTTGAACTGTGAGATTGTGGGGCCGCGTTGCGGCCCATTCGCGGGACAAGCCCGCTCCCACAAGCCCCAATTATTTGAAACCCTCAACGATGTAGTCGGCCATACAGTCGGTAATCGGCGAGGGGTTCTGCGTACTGCGCACCAGCATCACATTGGCTAAGGGCAACTGCGGCAGCCCGTCCTGTTCACCCAGTATGCGGATATTGCCACCAATCAGGCTTTGCAGTTGCGCCGTCACTGCCAACCCTGCCGTGACGATGGCAAAGATCGCCGCCAGGCTGGGGCTGGTATAGGCAATGCGGTAGTCGATACCTTGTGCTTGCAGTGCATTGCAGGTCCAGGCCCGGCAGAAGCAGTCGGTATTGAACAGTGCCACGGGCATCGGCCGCTGTTCCTGTGGGCAAAAGCCTTCGGCGGCGGCCCACACCAAGCGTTCCTGGCGCAGCAATTGGCCCACCTCGTTACCTGGTTCGCGGGTGACAATGGTCAGGTCCAGGTCCTGGCGCAGCATCAATTGCTTGGAAGAGTCGCAATGCACTTCCACCTGCACCAGCGGGTAGGCCTGGGCAAAGCTCGACAAGATGGTCGGCAGAAAGCGCATGGCGTAGTCGTCAGGCGTGCCAATCCGCACCAGCCCGACCATGTGCGGCATGCGCAGGGTATTGAACACCTCGCCATGCAGCTTGAGGATGCGTCGGGCATAGCCCAGCAGCACCTGGCCCTCGGCGGTGAGGCGAACCTGGCGGCCGTCGCGCTCGAACAGCTGGCGCTGCAGGATGTCTTCTTCCAGGCGTTTCATCTGCATGCTCACCGCCGATTGGGTGCGGTTGACCACTTCGCCGGCGCGCGTAAAGCCGCC from Pseudomonas fortuita carries:
- a CDS encoding LysR substrate-binding domain-containing protein yields the protein MSQYQSLDADVLRTFVAIAEQGGFTRAGEVVNRTQSAVSMQMKRLEEDILQRQLFERDGRQVRLTAEGQVLLGYARRILKLHGEVFNTLRMPHMVGLVRIGTPDDYAMRFLPTILSSFAQAYPLVQVEVHCDSSKQLMLRQDLDLTIVTREPGNEVGQLLRQERLVWAAAEGFCPQEQRPMPVALFNTDCFCRAWTCNALQAQGIDYRIAYTSPSLAAIFAIVTAGLAVTAQLQSLIGGNIRILGEQDGLPQLPLANVMLVRSTQNPSPITDCMADYIVEGFK
- a CDS encoding LysR family transcriptional regulator; amino-acid sequence: MSPDTLTDQLSLFLDVLEAGSFSAAARRHPLTPSAVARRIDNLESAVGSRLFTRSTHAVRATPAGNAFAERARRIIEELRLARAEAVSLSNAPEGLIRIDAPAAFGRRHLAPAIADFLVAYPGLDVQLRLIDSFVDLQGSHLGEVDLVLRAGPLADTRLVATPLAYMVRVACASPAYLASRGMPTCPSELPGHDGLDWDGLAPPFAWRFNVAGQTRLYRPARMRMAANNAETLLFGALAGLGVAHLPTWLISEYLLRGELVPLFCDGGLPAAETSGIYALRLEHETNSRSRLLLEFLKSRYSPIPPWDLALRSELRE
- a CDS encoding sulfite exporter TauE/SafE family protein; amino-acid sequence: MIEWLLYIVLGAALGTMGGLFGIGGGLIAIPALGVLFGLDQQLAQGTALVMVVPNVLLALWRYHQRNRIELRHALPLSACSFLFAWLGSIWAVGLDAQSMRLGFVGFLVALAVWNVARMFMKASPPSAELRYAWPWLGVLGSFAGTMGGLFGVGGAVVATPILTSVFGTTQVVAQGLSLALAAPSTLVTLVTYGVHHSVDWAVGIPLAVGGLLSISWGVKLAHALPEKVLRAMFCVFLVVCAVMLGFEL